A stretch of Schaalia odontolytica DNA encodes these proteins:
- a CDS encoding FtsX-like permease family protein: MSATNSLLSANLRSHGRRYISTGLAVAISTAFIVITLIVMTAMTSGLTSSVYSQYRGGTVVVSQNKDATDESTQRAEEILRSTSGVTAIKHMAQWPADAQTDATRAGLYVSPLAPKPFADLDLSAGTTPTADDQIAIPEHTALTLSLKVGDTVRVRAGFTEGDYRTLTIVGTTRSNTISMGVPASYVTDGGFSAIFGTTASGQFIVATSGSDTDSNANPPSATQDEWVATANSALSGVSGVTVTSVHKAIQDDLNQARLGASVTMGIMLIFPAIAALVASIVVSSTFRVVLTQRTRELALLRTLGATRRQVRSLVTREALAIGAISSAIGVALGWLIGALAEAGTGLASSVVAALAGASIWQLVFTWLGATLFTTLVGVFPARAASRVAPVAALAPVNEAGAAARKKHTVRFIIGALVAVAGCASVALAWRSDSGGTKFLGAFGGSLLALLGALLVASVLLPALTRAFGSVFPGTLSAMARENTMRNPGRTSATGTAIIIGVTLVVTIIVGAASVRTTLTNAVNDARPFDLMATSTSGALTDDQQAAIAATDGVAATVAQYAAPGTLTTTSGAPAYASGEGTGAEDEAQASSVMITGEPDYTGVTHSTVTQLGDNQVRVGDEALAGQTLRLCADTCVDLSATYDKNGSVGEAQVSERTLRSIATSLERQAIIIKMADGADAETVQAALLKDSQLSVNGSALERQMYTKIIDKLMLVLVGLLGVSVLVSLVGVANTLSLSVAERIRENGLLRALGLTRRQMKSLLALEALFLSMTGALIGVGMGVAFGWVGVMSLPIDGATPVLSVPWLQLVGVCVVAIVSALIASWLPGRRAAKVSPSEALATE; the protein is encoded by the coding sequence ATGTCTGCAACAAACTCCCTCCTGAGCGCTAACCTGCGCTCCCACGGCCGCCGCTACATCTCCACCGGCCTGGCCGTCGCCATCTCCACGGCCTTCATCGTCATCACCCTCATCGTCATGACGGCGATGACCTCGGGCCTGACCTCCAGCGTCTACAGCCAGTACCGAGGCGGCACGGTCGTCGTCTCCCAGAACAAGGACGCGACCGACGAGTCGACTCAGCGCGCCGAAGAAATCCTGCGCTCCACCAGCGGCGTCACCGCCATCAAGCACATGGCCCAGTGGCCCGCCGACGCCCAAACCGACGCGACTCGCGCCGGCCTCTACGTGTCGCCGCTGGCCCCCAAGCCCTTCGCCGACCTCGACCTGAGCGCCGGAACCACCCCGACCGCCGACGACCAGATCGCCATCCCCGAGCACACGGCCTTGACCCTCTCGCTGAAGGTCGGCGACACCGTCCGCGTACGCGCCGGATTCACCGAGGGCGACTACCGCACCCTCACCATCGTCGGCACCACGCGCTCGAACACCATCAGCATGGGCGTGCCCGCCAGCTACGTGACCGACGGCGGATTCTCCGCGATCTTTGGAACGACCGCCTCCGGCCAGTTCATCGTCGCAACTTCCGGATCGGATACGGACAGCAACGCAAACCCTCCCAGCGCCACCCAGGACGAGTGGGTGGCAACAGCAAACTCCGCGCTCAGCGGCGTCTCGGGCGTGACCGTGACCAGCGTGCACAAGGCAATCCAGGACGACCTCAACCAGGCGCGCCTGGGAGCGTCCGTGACGATGGGCATCATGCTGATCTTCCCGGCGATCGCGGCGCTCGTGGCCTCTATCGTCGTCTCCTCGACCTTCCGAGTGGTGCTCACGCAGCGCACCCGCGAACTGGCGCTGCTGCGCACGCTGGGAGCAACCAGGCGCCAGGTCCGCTCGCTCGTGACCCGCGAGGCCCTCGCGATCGGAGCGATCTCGTCCGCGATTGGCGTCGCACTCGGCTGGCTGATTGGCGCGCTCGCGGAGGCGGGCACCGGCCTGGCCTCTAGCGTCGTCGCGGCGCTGGCGGGGGCCTCCATCTGGCAGCTTGTGTTCACGTGGCTGGGCGCCACCCTGTTCACGACCCTGGTCGGCGTCTTCCCGGCCCGCGCCGCCTCCCGCGTCGCGCCCGTCGCCGCCCTCGCCCCCGTGAACGAGGCCGGGGCCGCCGCCCGCAAGAAGCACACCGTCCGCTTCATCATCGGCGCGCTCGTCGCGGTGGCCGGCTGCGCCTCCGTGGCCCTCGCGTGGCGCTCGGATAGCGGCGGCACGAAATTCCTTGGGGCTTTCGGCGGGTCACTCCTGGCCCTCCTTGGCGCGCTTCTCGTCGCCTCCGTGCTGCTGCCGGCCCTCACCCGCGCGTTCGGCTCGGTCTTCCCGGGCACGCTGTCCGCCATGGCCCGCGAGAACACGATGCGCAACCCCGGACGCACCTCCGCGACCGGCACCGCGATCATCATCGGCGTGACCCTCGTCGTCACCATCATCGTCGGCGCCGCATCCGTGCGCACCACGCTGACCAACGCCGTGAACGACGCCCGACCCTTCGACCTCATGGCCACCTCCACGAGCGGAGCGCTCACCGACGACCAGCAGGCCGCCATCGCGGCCACCGACGGCGTCGCCGCCACCGTCGCCCAGTACGCCGCCCCCGGCACCCTGACGACCACCTCGGGCGCGCCCGCCTACGCTTCCGGTGAGGGAACCGGGGCGGAGGACGAGGCCCAGGCCTCGTCGGTGATGATCACCGGAGAACCCGACTACACGGGCGTCACCCACTCGACCGTCACCCAGCTGGGCGATAACCAGGTGCGCGTCGGCGACGAGGCCCTGGCCGGGCAGACGCTGCGCCTGTGCGCCGACACGTGCGTGGACCTGAGTGCCACCTACGACAAGAACGGCAGCGTCGGGGAGGCCCAAGTCTCTGAGAGGACCCTGCGATCCATCGCGACCTCGCTCGAGCGTCAGGCGATCATCATCAAGATGGCCGACGGGGCTGACGCCGAGACCGTCCAGGCTGCGCTGCTCAAGGACTCGCAGCTGAGCGTTAACGGCTCCGCCCTGGAGCGCCAGATGTACACGAAGATCATCGACAAGCTGATGCTTGTCCTCGTCGGACTGCTCGGCGTGTCCGTCCTCGTGTCCCTGGTGGGTGTGGCCAACACGCTGTCCCTGTCGGTCGCCGAACGCATCCGCGAAAACGGGCTGCTGCGGGCGCTCGGCCTGACGCGACGCCAGATGAAGAGCCTCCTCGCCCTCGAAGCGCTGTTCCTGTCGATGACCGGTGCGCTGATCGGCGTCGGCATGGGCGTCGCCTTCGGGTGGGTCGGCGTCATGAGCCTGCCGATTGATGGGGCTACTCCCGTGCTGAGCGTGCCGTGGCTGCAGCTGGTCGGCGTGTGCGTCGTGGCCATTGTGTCCGCGCTGATCGCCTCGTGGCTGCCCGGCCGCCGGGCCGCCAAGGTCAGCCCCTCGGAGGCGCTGGCGACGGAGTGA
- a CDS encoding L-serine ammonia-lyase, iron-sulfur-dependent, subunit alpha — protein sequence MDLRPVALGASVTTYDPSRPTPAAIVSGEVAAHDAPHPLSVFDMFRIGIGPSSSHTVGPMRAGLAFTTELTTLKPPSHITIDLFGSLGATGRGHSTDRAVLLGLAGYDPETVDIETVESILPTLASSNMLTLPSGTQVPLNIAEDVRFVPRTVLPYHVNALTITASDDDGTVILERTYYSVGGGFVMIQTNDDPQNPEVSSLATSQAGVGIDVPAPHPFVSGAQLLAACDASGLSIAELVRRNEEAVRPHETVNAYLDRIADTMFDCVDAGTSAAGILPGGLDVPRRARALAGKLAERLTGIPQASTDEAGASLSASPAEGVRSPGARAWVSTVADPMRAMDWVNLFALAVNEENAAGHRVVTAPTNGAAGVIPAVLGYLVTHCPETGSTPGVAAGPATEDGAVTPLAHIRMTTEDSSETSSDDPASPEACAARRRALVHDFLLAATAIGALIKTNASIAGAEVGCQGEVGSASAMAAAGLAQALGGTPQQVENAAEIAMEHSLGLTCDPVAGLVQVPCIERNAIAAVKAINAARMALWGDGRHTVSLDVVIETMRQTGNDMLSKYKETSEGGLAVNVVEC from the coding sequence ATGGATCTTCGCCCCGTCGCCCTTGGCGCATCTGTCACGACGTACGACCCGTCGCGTCCCACGCCCGCAGCTATCGTCTCGGGCGAGGTGGCCGCGCACGATGCGCCGCACCCCCTGTCGGTCTTCGACATGTTCCGCATTGGCATCGGGCCGTCCTCGTCGCACACGGTGGGTCCGATGCGCGCGGGTCTGGCATTCACGACGGAGCTGACGACGCTGAAGCCGCCGTCGCACATCACGATTGACCTGTTCGGGTCGCTGGGTGCGACGGGCCGCGGTCACTCGACGGACCGCGCGGTCCTCCTCGGCCTGGCGGGCTACGACCCAGAGACGGTGGACATCGAGACGGTGGAGTCCATCCTGCCGACCCTGGCCTCGTCGAACATGCTGACGCTGCCGAGCGGCACGCAGGTCCCCCTCAACATCGCCGAGGACGTGCGTTTCGTGCCGCGCACGGTCCTGCCCTATCACGTGAACGCGCTGACGATCACCGCCTCCGACGATGACGGCACCGTGATCCTGGAGCGCACCTATTATTCGGTGGGCGGCGGCTTCGTCATGATTCAGACGAATGACGACCCACAGAACCCGGAGGTGTCTTCGCTCGCGACGAGCCAGGCGGGCGTCGGCATCGACGTTCCCGCGCCGCACCCATTCGTATCCGGCGCGCAGTTGCTCGCCGCGTGCGACGCGTCCGGCCTGAGCATCGCGGAGCTCGTGCGCAGGAACGAGGAGGCGGTGCGCCCCCACGAGACCGTCAACGCCTACCTGGATCGCATCGCCGACACGATGTTCGACTGCGTGGATGCGGGCACGTCGGCGGCGGGCATCCTGCCGGGCGGCCTGGACGTGCCGCGCCGCGCCCGCGCGCTCGCCGGCAAGCTCGCGGAGCGCCTGACGGGCATCCCTCAGGCTTCGACGGACGAGGCCGGGGCCTCCTTGAGCGCATCTCCCGCGGAGGGCGTGCGCTCCCCCGGTGCACGCGCCTGGGTGTCGACCGTGGCCGACCCGATGCGGGCGATGGACTGGGTGAACCTCTTCGCCCTGGCCGTGAACGAGGAGAACGCGGCGGGCCACCGCGTCGTGACCGCACCGACGAACGGCGCGGCCGGCGTGATCCCCGCGGTCCTGGGCTACCTGGTGACGCACTGCCCGGAGACGGGGTCGACGCCCGGCGTGGCGGCGGGTCCGGCGACGGAGGACGGCGCGGTCACCCCGCTGGCGCACATTCGCATGACGACGGAGGATTCCTCGGAGACTTCTTCGGACGATCCCGCGTCGCCCGAGGCCTGCGCAGCCCGCCGCCGCGCCCTCGTGCACGACTTCCTGCTGGCGGCGACGGCGATCGGCGCCCTTATTAAGACGAACGCGTCCATCGCGGGCGCTGAGGTCGGCTGCCAGGGCGAGGTCGGGTCGGCCTCGGCGATGGCGGCCGCTGGCCTAGCGCAGGCCCTCGGCGGCACCCCGCAGCAGGTGGAGAACGCGGCGGAGATCGCGATGGAGCACTCGCTGGGCCTGACGTGCGACCCGGTGGCGGGCCTCGTGCAGGTGCCGTGCATCGAGCGCAACGCGATCGCGGCCGTCAAGGCAATCAACGCGGCGCGCATGGCCCTGTGGGGCGACGGCCGCCACACGGTGAGCCTCGACGTGGTCATTGAGACGATGCGTCAGACCGGCAACGACATGCTCTCGAAGTACAAGGAGACCTCGGAGGGCGGCCTGGCCGTCAACGTCGTGGAGTGCTGA
- the nrdE gene encoding class 1b ribonucleoside-diphosphate reductase subunit alpha → MAENYTDTGVEEAPSPELDYHALNAQLNLYDANGHIQFDADRAAARQYFLQHVNQNTVFFHDLEEKLKYLVDEGYYEKHVLDQYDFADIKELYKQAYAHKFRFPTFLGAFKYYTSYTLKTFDGKRYLERFEDRVAMVSLYLARGDIELARSFVDEIMTGRFQPATPTFLNAGKAARGELVSCFLLRIEDNMESIARGINSALQLSKRGGGVALQLTNLRESGAPIKKIQNQSSGVVPVMKLLEDSFSYANQLGARQGAGAVYLHAHHPDIMQFLDTKRENADEKIRIKTLSLGVVIPDITFELARKNEDMYLFSPYDVERVYGVPFSEISVTEKYHEMVDDGRIHKRKINARRFFQTIAEIQFESGYPYIVFEDTVNKANPIKGRITMSNLCSEILQVSEASTYNDDLSYAHVGKDISCNLGSLNIAKTMDSPDFSKTIEMAIRGLTAVSDLSDIGSVPSIARGNAMSHAIGLGQMNLHGYLAREHVHYGSEEALDFTNMYFMTVLFEAIKASCKIARERGETFEGFEESKYASGEFFRKYIDEEWAPTTDKCRELLAASSIKVPTQADWEALAADVATYGMYNQNLQAVPPTGSISYINNSTSSIHPIVSRVEIRKEGKIGRVYYPAPYMSNENLEYYQDAYEIGPEKIIDTYAVATQHVDQGLSLTLFYPDTVTTRDLNKSYIYAWKKGIKTLYYMRLRQMALEGTEVEGCVSCML, encoded by the coding sequence TTGGCAGAAAACTACACCGACACAGGCGTAGAGGAAGCTCCCTCCCCGGAGCTGGACTACCACGCGCTGAACGCGCAGCTTAACCTGTACGACGCGAACGGACACATTCAGTTCGACGCGGACCGTGCGGCGGCTCGCCAGTACTTCCTCCAGCACGTCAACCAGAACACGGTGTTCTTCCACGACCTGGAAGAGAAGCTGAAGTACCTGGTAGACGAGGGCTACTACGAGAAGCACGTCCTGGACCAGTACGACTTCGCGGACATCAAGGAGCTGTACAAGCAGGCCTACGCCCACAAGTTCCGCTTCCCGACGTTCCTGGGCGCGTTCAAGTACTACACGTCGTACACGCTCAAGACTTTCGACGGTAAGCGCTACCTGGAGCGCTTCGAGGATCGTGTCGCCATGGTGTCGCTGTACCTGGCGCGCGGCGACATCGAGCTTGCTCGTAGCTTCGTGGACGAGATCATGACGGGCCGCTTCCAGCCTGCCACCCCGACCTTCCTCAACGCCGGTAAGGCGGCGCGCGGCGAGCTGGTCTCCTGCTTCCTGCTGCGCATCGAGGACAATATGGAGTCGATCGCGCGAGGCATCAACTCGGCCCTGCAGCTGTCCAAGCGCGGTGGCGGCGTCGCCCTGCAGCTGACGAACCTGCGTGAGTCGGGTGCCCCCATTAAGAAGATTCAGAACCAGTCCAGCGGCGTCGTGCCCGTCATGAAGCTGCTCGAGGACTCCTTCTCCTACGCGAACCAGCTGGGTGCGCGTCAGGGCGCGGGCGCTGTGTACCTGCACGCGCACCACCCGGACATCATGCAGTTCCTGGACACCAAGCGTGAGAACGCGGACGAGAAGATCCGCATCAAGACGCTGTCCCTGGGCGTCGTCATCCCGGACATCACGTTCGAGCTGGCCCGCAAGAACGAGGACATGTACCTGTTCAGCCCCTACGACGTGGAGCGCGTGTACGGCGTGCCCTTCTCCGAGATTTCGGTGACGGAGAAGTACCACGAGATGGTGGACGACGGCCGTATCCACAAGCGCAAGATCAACGCTCGTCGCTTCTTCCAGACGATCGCGGAGATCCAGTTCGAGTCCGGCTACCCCTACATCGTCTTCGAGGACACGGTGAACAAGGCGAACCCGATCAAGGGTCGCATCACCATGTCGAACCTGTGCTCGGAGATCCTCCAGGTGTCCGAGGCTTCGACCTACAACGACGACCTGTCCTACGCCCACGTCGGCAAGGACATCTCCTGCAACCTGGGCTCGCTCAACATTGCGAAGACCATGGATTCCCCGGACTTCTCCAAGACGATTGAGATGGCGATCCGCGGCCTGACGGCCGTCTCGGACCTGTCGGACATCGGCTCGGTCCCGTCGATCGCCCGCGGCAACGCGATGAGCCACGCGATCGGCCTGGGTCAGATGAACCTGCACGGTTACCTGGCGCGCGAGCACGTGCACTACGGGTCCGAGGAGGCCCTGGACTTCACGAACATGTACTTCATGACGGTCCTGTTCGAGGCCATTAAGGCCTCGTGCAAGATCGCGCGTGAGCGCGGCGAGACCTTCGAGGGCTTCGAGGAGTCGAAGTACGCGTCGGGCGAGTTCTTCCGCAAGTACATTGACGAGGAGTGGGCCCCCACCACGGACAAGTGCCGTGAGCTGCTCGCCGCCTCGTCGATCAAGGTCCCGACCCAGGCGGACTGGGAGGCCCTGGCGGCCGACGTCGCCACGTACGGCATGTACAACCAGAACCTGCAGGCCGTGCCTCCGACGGGTTCCATCTCGTACATCAACAACTCGACGTCGTCGATTCACCCGATCGTGTCCCGCGTGGAGATCCGCAAGGAAGGCAAGATCGGCCGCGTCTACTACCCGGCGCCCTACATGTCGAACGAGAACCTGGAGTACTACCAGGACGCGTACGAGATCGGCCCGGAGAAGATCATTGACACCTACGCGGTGGCCACCCAGCACGTGGATCAGGGCCTGTCGCTCACGCTGTTCTACCCGGATACGGTGACGACGCGTGACCTGAACAAGTCCTACATCTACGCGTGGAAGAAGGGCATTAAGACCCTGTACTACATGCGCCTGCGCCAGATGGCCCTGGAGGGCACGGAGGTCGAGGGCTGCGTGTCCTGCATGCTGTGA
- the nrdI gene encoding class Ib ribonucleoside-diphosphate reductase assembly flavoprotein NrdI, with product MGIVVYFSSATGNTRRFVEKLGLPAARIPLLPKDEPLRVTEEYVLVVPTYGGGNLKGAVPKQVIKFLNDPDNRALCRGVISSGNTNFGKAYCIAGDIIAAKLGVPHMYKFELLGTPEDVSRVREGLEQFWQKTTPTQA from the coding sequence ATGGGCATCGTCGTCTACTTCTCGTCGGCGACGGGCAACACCCGCCGTTTTGTCGAAAAGCTCGGCCTCCCGGCGGCGCGAATCCCGTTGCTTCCCAAGGATGAACCCCTGCGCGTGACCGAGGAGTACGTGCTCGTCGTGCCCACCTACGGCGGCGGAAATCTCAAGGGAGCGGTGCCCAAACAGGTCATCAAGTTCCTCAATGACCCCGACAATCGGGCCCTGTGTAGGGGCGTCATCTCGTCGGGAAACACTAACTTCGGCAAGGCCTACTGCATCGCGGGCGACATTATCGCGGCCAAGCTGGGGGTCCCCCACATGTATAAGTTCGAGCTCCTCGGTACGCCCGAGGACGTCTCCAGAGTTCGCGAAGGACTGGAACAGTTTTGGCAGAAAACTACACCGACACAGGCGTAG
- a CDS encoding ABC-ATPase domain-containing protein: MTPRYEAPSRSTSGTDADLLDQLRYADGRPYGFYKNALGAWDYGDFTLAIDHVQADPYAPPSSLRAWSTPEAMGLPEAALASSDARLAAADFIARSFDEAIRARDTRDVSIARAGALILQRSYATVLPDRVEVRFQVKLPARGRTILGKSAAHLFDVDVPNIVMDCFDFVSEDPATTRKRSRLLGHVAAYEDYRALQGILEERGWVSFVADDALLARRSGVSETPLTGDGVVAFNAPETLRATVTLPHAGEVSGMAIPPGLTLIVGGGYHGKSTLLEAIAQGVYAHIPGDGRELVATDPTATKVRAADGRAVTGVDISPFITHLPGGADTTSFSTENASGSTSQAASIIESLELGARTLLIDEDTSATNLLIRDTRMRDLVAAEKEPITPLVDRVTSLTEAGVSLIMVVGGSGAFLDAADRVLMMDNYRCLDVTSRAREVVANLPRPRTDAPTSWEAAPRVPAAKARVDRPRTKASGTSVLTIDRSTVDISDVAAVVDPGQAEAIAWCVRGVLEEMAGKQSMPDLMAKLGRRLASEGLDAVCKFGARSYPAFLARPRLIDVGAAINRYRGLSLREPRGEAVASEVSES, from the coding sequence ATGACTCCCCGATACGAAGCACCCTCGCGCTCGACGTCCGGAACCGACGCAGACCTCCTCGATCAGCTGCGATACGCGGACGGGCGCCCCTACGGCTTCTACAAGAACGCCCTGGGTGCCTGGGATTACGGGGACTTCACCCTCGCGATCGATCACGTGCAGGCCGATCCCTACGCCCCGCCCTCGTCCCTGCGTGCCTGGTCGACACCCGAGGCCATGGGACTGCCCGAGGCCGCCCTGGCCTCGTCCGACGCGCGCCTGGCGGCCGCGGACTTCATCGCACGCTCCTTCGACGAGGCTATCCGCGCCCGCGACACCCGCGACGTGTCCATTGCCCGCGCCGGCGCCCTCATCCTCCAGCGCTCCTACGCGACCGTCCTACCCGACCGCGTCGAGGTCCGCTTCCAAGTCAAGCTCCCCGCGCGCGGACGCACGATCCTCGGCAAGAGCGCCGCTCACCTCTTCGATGTGGACGTGCCCAACATCGTCATGGACTGCTTCGACTTCGTCTCCGAGGACCCGGCCACCACCCGCAAGCGCTCCCGCCTCCTCGGCCACGTCGCCGCCTACGAGGACTACCGCGCCCTCCAGGGAATCCTCGAGGAACGCGGCTGGGTGTCCTTCGTCGCCGACGACGCCCTGTTGGCGCGCCGATCCGGCGTGTCCGAAACACCCCTGACGGGTGACGGCGTCGTCGCTTTCAATGCCCCCGAGACCCTGCGCGCCACCGTCACCCTGCCGCACGCCGGCGAGGTGTCGGGCATGGCGATCCCCCCGGGCCTGACCCTCATCGTGGGCGGCGGCTACCACGGCAAGTCCACGCTCCTGGAGGCCATCGCCCAGGGCGTGTACGCGCACATCCCCGGCGACGGCCGCGAGCTCGTCGCCACCGACCCCACCGCCACGAAAGTGCGCGCCGCCGACGGGCGAGCCGTTACCGGCGTTGATATCTCGCCGTTCATCACCCACCTGCCCGGCGGCGCCGACACCACCTCCTTCTCCACCGAAAACGCGTCCGGCTCCACCTCGCAGGCCGCCTCCATCATCGAATCCCTCGAGCTGGGCGCCCGCACGCTCCTCATCGACGAGGACACCTCCGCGACCAACCTCCTCATCCGTGACACGCGCATGCGCGACCTCGTCGCCGCCGAGAAGGAACCCATCACGCCCCTCGTCGACCGCGTCACCTCCCTCACCGAGGCCGGGGTCTCCCTCATCATGGTCGTCGGCGGCTCCGGCGCGTTCCTCGACGCCGCCGACCGGGTCCTCATGATGGACAACTACCGCTGCCTCGACGTCACCTCCCGCGCACGCGAGGTCGTGGCCAACCTGCCGCGCCCCCGCACCGACGCCCCCACCAGCTGGGAGGCGGCACCCCGCGTGCCCGCCGCGAAGGCCCGCGTGGACCGCCCGCGCACCAAGGCCTCGGGCACTTCCGTGCTGACGATCGACCGCTCGACCGTCGACATTTCCGACGTCGCCGCAGTCGTCGACCCCGGGCAGGCCGAGGCCATCGCCTGGTGCGTGCGCGGCGTCCTCGAGGAGATGGCCGGCAAGCAGTCGATGCCCGACCTCATGGCCAAGCTCGGACGGCGCCTCGCCTCCGAGGGCCTGGACGCCGTCTGCAAGTTCGGCGCCCGCTCCTACCCGGCGTTCCTGGCGCGCCCGCGCCTCATCGATGTGGGCGCCGCCATCAACCGTTATCGCGGGCTGTCCCTGCGCGAGCCGCGCGGCGAGGCTGTTGCGAGCGAGGTTTCCGAGTCGTAG
- a CDS encoding ABC transporter ATP-binding protein codes for MNTNTTIAQAPVADQGAPASSIVRLQGVSKIYGSGDAQVRALDDVSVGFGAGEFTAIMGPSGSGKSTMMHILAGLDAPTSGHVFVEDTDITALKDTALTKLRRDRIGFVFQSFNLVPTLDARANILLPMRLAGATPEKEWFDLIVNSLGIADRLSHRPSEMSGGQQQRVAVARALMSRPAVIVADEPTGNLDSHSTTEVMDLLRRAVDELGQSVIMVTHDTATAAYADRVLVCRDGRIVSDLRDVTADSLTAALR; via the coding sequence ATGAACACGAACACGACAATCGCGCAGGCCCCCGTGGCCGACCAAGGGGCCCCGGCCTCGTCCATCGTCCGACTCCAGGGCGTCTCCAAGATCTACGGAAGCGGCGACGCACAGGTGCGCGCCCTCGACGACGTGAGCGTCGGCTTCGGCGCCGGCGAATTCACCGCCATCATGGGCCCCTCCGGCTCCGGCAAATCCACGATGATGCACATCCTCGCCGGCCTCGACGCCCCCACCTCCGGGCACGTCTTTGTCGAAGACACCGACATCACCGCCCTGAAAGACACCGCGCTGACGAAGCTGCGCCGCGACCGCATCGGCTTCGTGTTCCAGTCCTTCAACCTGGTGCCCACCCTGGACGCGCGCGCCAACATCCTCCTGCCCATGCGCCTGGCCGGGGCCACCCCCGAGAAGGAATGGTTCGACCTCATCGTCAACTCCCTGGGCATCGCGGACCGCCTGAGTCACCGCCCCTCCGAGATGTCCGGCGGCCAGCAGCAGCGCGTCGCCGTCGCCCGCGCCCTCATGAGCCGCCCCGCCGTCATCGTCGCGGACGAGCCCACCGGCAACCTCGACTCGCACTCGACCACCGAGGTCATGGACCTGCTGCGCCGCGCCGTCGACGAACTCGGCCAGAGCGTCATCATGGTCACCCACGACACCGCCACCGCCGCCTACGCGGACCGCGTCCTCGTGTGCCGCGATGGACGCATCGTTTCCGACCTGCGCGACGTCACCGCCGACTCCCTCACCGCGGCGCTGCGCTGA
- the nrdH gene encoding glutaredoxin-like protein NrdH, whose translation MSITVYSKPRCPQCDATYRALDKQGVSYEKIDVTQDAESLAFIKGLGYQQAPVVVAGEDHWSGFRPDRIKAVAAAAAPLALQA comes from the coding sequence ATGTCGATCACCGTCTACTCCAAGCCCCGCTGCCCCCAGTGCGACGCGACCTACCGCGCCCTCGACAAGCAGGGCGTCTCCTACGAGAAGATCGACGTCACCCAGGACGCGGAATCCCTCGCCTTCATTAAGGGCCTCGGCTACCAGCAGGCCCCCGTCGTCGTGGCCGGCGAGGATCACTGGTCCGGCTTCCGCCCCGACCGCATCAAGGCCGTCGCTGCCGCAGCTGCCCCCCTGGCGCTGCAGGCCTGA